One Bombina bombina isolate aBomBom1 chromosome 5, aBomBom1.pri, whole genome shotgun sequence DNA segment encodes these proteins:
- the LOC128659722 gene encoding signal recognition particle 14 kDa protein-like — translation MVLLESEQFLSELSRLFQKCQTSGSVYITLKKYDGRTKPIPRKGHPDNFEPADNKCLLRATDGKRKISTVVSSKDVNKFQMSYSNLLRANMDGLKKKDKKSKNRKSSAAQGFIRTCVQSLTLAVCLMGFSHGYCLT, via the coding sequence ATGGTTTTGCTGGAGAGTGAGCAGTTTCTGAGTGAGCTGTCACGGTTATTTCAGAAATGCCAGACATCGGGAAGTGTTTATATAACATTGAAGAAATATGATGGCCGAACAAAGCCAATTCCACGCAAGGGCCACCCAGATAACTTTGAGCCAGCTGACAATAAGTGTCTTTTGAGAGCTACAGACGGAAAGAGAAAAATAAGTACAGTGGTCAGCTCAAAAGATGTGAACAAATTCCAAATGTCTTATTCTAACCTTCTCAGAGCAAACATGGACGGACTGAAAAAGAAAGACAAGAAAAGCAAAAACAGGAAGAGTAGTGCAGCACAAGGATTCATTCGGACTTGTGTACAATCCTTAACGCTTGCTGTTTGCCTCATGGGCTTCAGTCACGGCTATTGTTTGACTTGA